The following are encoded in a window of Pseudalgibacter alginicilyticus genomic DNA:
- a CDS encoding RagB/SusD family nutrient uptake outer membrane protein: MKRNIIKIYAIIPILCITLFSCDSYLELEPQDSLIQQEFWQNKEQVSAALAGCYASMNQSGFTDRVLLWGELRGDMLVSLRAGNDQNNMLKNFMFPSNGFTNWSTLYKTINHCNLVLTYADQAQVNDLSFTEQELRRIKAEAITIRSLVYSILVKNFREVPLILTATADTDTDFYPAKNTEDEIIAQIISDLEAAVNDLNLGFAQSPAHDKGKMTKGAALAILADIYLWDEQYDNCIDATTRLVNLNKYNLVDGANWFNDIFFEGNSDEGIFELQFSDINATLRNAFQVGNPTYAPFSGIFELYNEFPDDVRGNFATYGMFQNTVFKYAGVDATGVYRGADQYYNTFIFYRYADVLLMQAEAYILSTTNKDLNKAYALINQVHERAVGTPLEQITTEGELLNALLLERQKELAFEGKRWYDLLRFAKRNDFENQYLILDLAAVKAGPDDYEQILSYFSEKESYYLPIYLNEVNLNPNLIQNPYYEN; this comes from the coding sequence ATGAAACGAAACATAATTAAAATATACGCCATCATTCCAATACTATGTATAACATTGTTTTCATGCGATAGTTATTTAGAATTGGAGCCACAAGATAGTTTAATACAACAAGAATTCTGGCAAAATAAAGAACAAGTATCTGCTGCCCTTGCAGGGTGTTATGCATCTATGAATCAGTCTGGTTTCACAGATAGGGTGCTGTTATGGGGAGAATTAAGAGGGGATATGTTGGTGTCCTTAAGAGCTGGTAATGACCAGAATAACATGCTAAAGAACTTTATGTTTCCTAGCAACGGGTTTACCAATTGGAGCACGCTTTACAAAACTATTAACCACTGTAATTTGGTATTAACTTATGCTGATCAAGCACAAGTAAACGATTTATCTTTTACAGAACAAGAATTAAGAAGAATTAAAGCTGAAGCTATAACCATTCGCTCTTTAGTTTACTCTATATTAGTTAAAAATTTTAGAGAAGTACCTTTAATTCTTACTGCTACAGCTGATACTGATACAGATTTTTACCCAGCAAAGAATACTGAAGATGAGATTATTGCTCAAATTATTTCAGATCTTGAAGCAGCTGTAAATGATCTTAATTTAGGGTTTGCACAATCGCCGGCTCACGATAAAGGGAAAATGACCAAAGGAGCTGCATTAGCAATATTGGCTGATATTTATTTATGGGATGAGCAGTACGACAATTGTATAGATGCAACCACACGTTTAGTTAATTTAAATAAATACAATTTAGTAGATGGAGCTAACTGGTTTAATGATATCTTTTTCGAAGGTAATTCAGATGAAGGAATTTTTGAACTTCAATTTAGCGATATAAATGCTACATTAAGAAATGCATTTCAAGTAGGTAATCCTACTTATGCACCATTTAGTGGTATATTTGAGTTATACAATGAATTCCCTGATGATGTAAGAGGTAATTTTGCAACTTATGGTATGTTCCAGAATACTGTTTTTAAATATGCGGGTGTTGATGCAACAGGTGTTTATAGAGGAGCTGACCAGTATTATAACACATTTATATTTTACAGATATGCAGATGTTTTATTGATGCAGGCTGAAGCCTATATACTTTCTACAACCAATAAAGATCTAAATAAGGCTTACGCTCTTATTAATCAAGTACATGAGCGTGCAGTTGGAACACCCTTAGAGCAGATAACTACAGAAGGCGAATTATTAAATGCTTTATTGTTGGAACGCCAAAAAGAACTTGCCTTTGAAGGCAAAAGATGGTACGATTTATTACGCTTTGCTAAACGTAATGATTTTGAAAATCAGTATCTTATACTGGATTTGGCAGCAGTGAAAGCTGGGCCAGACGATTATGAGCAGATTTTAAGTTATTTTTCAGAAAAAGAATCTTATTACTTGCCAATATATTTGAATGAGGTTAACCTGAATCCTAATTTAATTCAGAACCCATATTACGAAAATTAA
- a CDS encoding SusC/RagA family TonB-linked outer membrane protein, translating into MKDKHKSYSYALMIVFALFSMYNMSAQSQSTIITGVVVSESDGQPLTGATIAEKDKNNRIINGVVADFNGNYSLKVSNPNNTITFSYVGFVTKQLVPGNQTQFNIALKEDISELEAIVIRGRKKVFTGDFEMDKRRIATAMETIDMEDISETVSTGLVDQLQGRLSGVDIVANSGEPGAGMSIRIRGTSSLNASSEPLIVINGVPFETEIDALFDFGSADEQQYAALIGVSPNDIEEISVLKDAAATAQYGSRAANGVLLIKTKRGAKGKARFSYSYRGSVGWQPDGMPMLNGDQYSTLIKEELTAVDITLPQPQIEFDPTYELYNLYNKNVDWVDEITQLGYTHENFLGVSGGGEKSAYRVSVSYKNQQGTTIGSALKTFTTRTILDYNISNKISISTELAYTHGSLDKSYSGIRGLALRKMPNQSIYELDEFGNPTDVYFTPVNAYQGNGSDYYNPVAMAKLSTNNTENNRITPTFRINYNPLKRLTYNAYIAFDINTDKASNFLPEAAFGAAWTNSDANQARFADAEFFVMRTENKLVWNPNLGDNHSVFASGTIQTYDKTSQGYSAITSNSPSSLIQTPIAQTRIEGSGNSLSSSFSQNRSIAYNFMFNYQFLDRYILSGGIRSEGNSRFGSSYRYGTFPSVAAKWIFSDEPFMESYDFIDELGLRASYGVNGNSPNFNYGQYNTYSTYGYDYLGESPVFPDNMELTDLRWETIIQSNFGLTYSFFDRRVSGDLEFYKKETKDLLGENTAIPSSSGFSNLPFLNLGNISNQGFELSVRTRLIETNDFSLEMNFNIARNTNLITKISEAQVVEAGDPLATGPNGYLKRIQEDNPIGSFYGYRYLGVYSTIDEVIARDENGDIIYDLNGTPKNMVFNEDSRSAFQPGDAKYEDINNDGSIDRLDVVYLGNANPLLYGGFGPTVRYKNLSLNAFFNFRYNQKVINLARMQTESMDSYDNQNTAVLRRWRFEGDVTDIPRAEFNSPVNTLASDRFLEDASFLRMKFITLKYDLPKTFIEKINFTNASFFVTGTDLLTFTKYSGPDPETGSSSDWRKLGYDTNQTPRSQQITLGVNLSF; encoded by the coding sequence ATGAAGGATAAACACAAGTCATATTCCTATGCCTTAATGATAGTGTTTGCATTGTTTTCAATGTACAACATGTCAGCACAGTCGCAATCTACAATTATTACAGGTGTAGTTGTCTCAGAATCAGATGGACAACCCTTAACAGGAGCTACGATTGCTGAAAAAGATAAAAACAATCGTATTATTAATGGTGTTGTTGCCGATTTTAATGGTAATTATTCATTAAAAGTCTCAAATCCAAATAATACTATAACGTTTTCCTATGTGGGTTTTGTTACCAAACAATTGGTTCCAGGAAATCAAACGCAATTTAACATTGCATTAAAAGAAGACATTTCAGAATTAGAAGCCATTGTAATTAGAGGTAGAAAGAAGGTATTTACCGGAGATTTTGAAATGGACAAACGGCGTATAGCAACAGCTATGGAAACTATTGATATGGAAGATATTAGTGAAACTGTTTCTACAGGTCTTGTTGATCAACTACAAGGACGATTAAGCGGTGTGGACATTGTTGCTAACTCAGGTGAGCCTGGTGCTGGGATGTCCATTAGGATTCGTGGAACGTCGTCGTTAAACGCTTCTTCAGAGCCGTTAATTGTTATCAATGGTGTACCATTTGAAACAGAAATTGATGCACTTTTCGATTTCGGTTCTGCAGATGAACAACAATATGCTGCTTTAATTGGAGTATCACCAAATGATATTGAAGAGATTTCGGTATTAAAAGATGCTGCTGCCACGGCTCAATATGGTTCACGAGCAGCAAATGGGGTGTTACTTATTAAAACTAAAAGAGGTGCTAAAGGTAAAGCGCGTTTCTCTTACAGTTATAGAGGTAGTGTGGGATGGCAACCAGATGGAATGCCTATGTTAAATGGAGACCAATATTCAACGTTAATTAAAGAAGAGCTTACAGCGGTAGATATTACACTCCCTCAACCTCAAATTGAGTTTGATCCAACTTATGAACTATACAACCTTTATAACAAGAATGTTGATTGGGTTGATGAAATAACGCAATTAGGTTACACACACGAAAACTTTTTAGGTGTTTCTGGTGGTGGAGAGAAATCGGCTTACCGTGTGTCTGTTAGTTATAAAAATCAACAAGGTACCACCATTGGTAGTGCATTAAAAACCTTTACTACTAGAACCATTTTAGATTATAACATTTCTAATAAAATATCTATTTCTACAGAGTTGGCATATACACATGGTTCGTTAGATAAATCTTATTCAGGAATTAGGGGGTTGGCGTTGAGAAAAATGCCAAATCAATCTATATATGAACTGGATGAGTTTGGTAACCCAACTGATGTATATTTTACACCAGTTAACGCCTATCAAGGTAATGGATCCGATTATTATAATCCAGTAGCTATGGCAAAATTATCTACTAATAACACAGAAAACAATAGGATTACTCCTACATTCAGAATTAATTATAATCCTTTGAAGCGGTTAACTTATAATGCTTATATAGCATTTGATATTAATACAGATAAGGCTTCAAACTTTTTGCCAGAAGCAGCATTTGGAGCAGCATGGACAAATTCGGATGCTAACCAAGCAAGATTTGCAGATGCAGAATTTTTTGTAATGCGTACTGAAAATAAACTTGTTTGGAATCCTAATTTGGGGGATAACCATTCTGTTTTTGCTAGTGGAACCATTCAAACTTATGATAAAACAAGTCAAGGATATTCTGCAATAACAAGTAATTCACCAAGTAGTTTAATACAAACACCAATTGCTCAAACAAGAATTGAAGGGTCTGGTAACAGCTTAAGTTCCAGTTTTTCACAAAATAGATCGATAGCGTATAACTTTATGTTTAACTATCAGTTTTTAGACCGCTATATTTTAAGTGGGGGTATTCGTTCAGAAGGAAATTCTAGATTTGGTAGTAGCTATAGATATGGTACTTTTCCAAGTGTTGCAGCTAAATGGATATTTTCAGATGAACCTTTTATGGAATCGTATGATTTTATTGATGAGTTAGGTTTAAGAGCTAGTTATGGTGTCAATGGTAATTCACCAAACTTTAACTATGGGCAATATAACACCTATTCCACGTATGGTTATGATTATCTTGGAGAGAGCCCTGTTTTTCCAGATAACATGGAGTTGACAGATTTAAGATGGGAAACTATTATCCAAAGTAACTTTGGACTAACTTATTCTTTTTTTGATCGTCGTGTAAGTGGAGATTTAGAATTTTATAAAAAAGAAACTAAAGATTTGTTAGGAGAAAATACTGCAATACCTTCTTCATCAGGATTTTCAAATTTGCCTTTTCTTAATTTAGGTAATATCTCTAACCAAGGTTTTGAATTAAGTGTAAGAACAAGGTTAATAGAAACCAATGATTTCTCATTGGAGATGAATTTTAACATTGCTCGTAATACCAATCTTATTACTAAAATTTCTGAGGCACAGGTAGTTGAGGCTGGGGATCCTTTGGCAACTGGTCCTAATGGCTATCTCAAAAGAATTCAAGAAGACAATCCAATTGGCTCATTCTATGGCTACAGATACTTGGGGGTGTATAGTACAATTGATGAGGTAATAGCACGTGATGAAAATGGCGATATAATATATGATCTAAATGGGACGCCAAAAAACATGGTATTCAATGAGGATTCAAGAAGTGCATTTCAACCAGGTGATGCGAAATATGAGGATATAAATAATGATGGTAGTATAGATCGTTTGGATGTTGTTTATTTAGGTAATGCCAACCCATTATTGTACGGGGGCTTTGGTCCAACTGTAAGATATAAAAACTTATCTCTAAATGCATTTTTTAATTTTAGGTATAATCAAAAGGTTATTAATCTAGCTAGAATGCAAACAGAAAGTATGGATAGTTATGATAATCAAAACACTGCGGTTTTACGCCGTTGGAGGTTTGAGGGAGATGTGACCGATATTCCTAGAGCAGAATTTAATAGTCCAGTTAATACATTGGCTTCCGATCGTTTTCTTGAAGATGCTTCATTTTTAAGAATGAAGTTTATAACCCTTAAGTATGATTTGCCAAAAACGTTTATTGAGAAAATTAACTTTACCAATGCGTCATTTTTTGTTACTGGAACAGACTTGTTAACCTTTACTAAATATTCTGGTCCAGATCCAGAAACAGGAAGCAGTAGTGATTGGAGAAAACTTGGTTACGATACTAATCAAACACCAAGGTCTCAACAGATAACTTTAGGGGTAAATCTGTCATTCTAA
- a CDS encoding fasciclin domain-containing protein has translation MKQKMKHRNGLIIMLAIIIISTFGCKPDPLEFARPKDLAGTIYTQLESMGNFNYYLQCIDKTEYKEPLVKGGSWTIFAPTDAAFEEFMQAEGYASVDDIPSDRLLDIVQYTIVTSGWNTTTLTYAADGAGFYAGSNFRRFTQNVDTLETINTEEYPHLFVDQFSPPPGVYTIEPTYGRRKALTYFLDAYFDPKPNFQKSDYSFLFPGETFNEGDMKVFEVNVSQTNIVAENGMIYALDKVVEPRISQYQNFTSEEYGGKYTRFKELVERFGFLRFNRNQLNEATGETEPIYRLNFKTGITENNLPFSPYDESYPKLKANINYDLSFGTGLTVPTNDALEAYLQGDNILGQFYDSYDEMPLDVLGKFLSSFFFTDFWTLCPSNQGQTLNVGLQPVDYNLDDVLDVKMCSNGLFVGIDKVYTNANFSTIIGPLLLDPEYAIMLKAVQELGIDVALQSKGSQFSIFGIKNNQFVDIADPNSSTRIITVKDWTSDLSVIQINVQGDSDPASNRDYPLDIDNPTSADINYVNTTLKDIVLNQIVEKTVDINSNNYYATKSGEFIYAYEGNKVSGGGNLNDPAIVTSVRDTDNGKFYEMSRALERPLKFTYGALVDNSTIFSRFIEVMEATGGFVVIPNNSNDKLVSFLNLQRTFTLLAPNNNAVNQAIADGVIVDPTTVNSLPALEQAIAKQDLLNFAKRHFIQQAIPTDGIIAGAYSSMYFEKVIDFVPVYEEYVFENNYATSNLTIKKPATGEVITETGAVTNLLSKRVVIHEIENYLN, from the coding sequence ATGAAACAGAAAATGAAGCACAGAAATGGATTAATTATAATGTTAGCCATTATAATTATATCAACTTTTGGCTGTAAGCCTGATCCTCTCGAATTTGCTCGACCAAAAGATTTGGCAGGTACAATTTATACCCAGCTAGAATCTATGGGGAACTTTAATTATTATTTACAATGCATTGATAAAACGGAGTATAAAGAGCCCTTAGTAAAAGGAGGATCTTGGACTATTTTTGCTCCTACAGATGCAGCTTTTGAAGAGTTTATGCAAGCGGAAGGTTATGCGTCTGTTGATGATATCCCGTCGGATAGATTATTGGACATAGTTCAGTATACTATAGTTACAAGTGGATGGAATACAACTACCTTAACTTATGCAGCAGATGGTGCTGGTTTTTACGCGGGTAGTAATTTTAGACGTTTTACACAAAATGTAGATACTCTTGAGACAATTAATACAGAGGAATACCCTCATTTATTTGTGGATCAGTTCTCACCACCTCCGGGGGTTTATACTATAGAACCAACCTACGGTAGAAGAAAAGCACTAACATATTTTTTAGATGCTTATTTTGACCCTAAACCAAATTTTCAAAAGTCCGACTATTCATTTTTATTTCCAGGAGAGACATTTAACGAAGGAGACATGAAGGTGTTTGAAGTAAATGTATCGCAAACTAATATTGTGGCTGAAAATGGAATGATCTATGCTTTGGATAAGGTAGTTGAACCAAGAATAAGTCAATATCAAAACTTTACTTCGGAAGAATATGGGGGTAAGTATACCCGATTCAAAGAGTTGGTAGAGCGTTTTGGTTTTTTGCGATTTAATCGTAATCAACTGAATGAAGCTACTGGCGAAACAGAACCAATTTATCGTTTAAATTTTAAAACTGGAATAACGGAAAATAATTTACCGTTTAGTCCATACGATGAATCTTATCCAAAATTAAAAGCAAATATAAATTATGATTTATCATTTGGAACGGGTTTGACAGTTCCTACTAATGATGCTTTAGAGGCGTACTTACAAGGAGATAATATTCTTGGACAGTTTTATGATTCATATGACGAGATGCCATTAGATGTACTTGGGAAATTCCTTAGTTCATTTTTCTTTACAGATTTTTGGACGCTTTGTCCTAGTAATCAAGGGCAAACTTTGAATGTGGGATTACAACCAGTTGATTATAATTTAGATGATGTTTTGGACGTAAAAATGTGTAGTAACGGGTTGTTTGTTGGTATAGATAAAGTGTATACCAATGCAAATTTTTCAACAATTATTGGACCTTTATTGTTAGATCCTGAATACGCCATTATGTTAAAGGCCGTTCAAGAGTTAGGGATAGATGTTGCGTTGCAGAGTAAAGGTTCTCAATTTTCAATATTTGGAATTAAGAATAATCAATTTGTTGATATTGCAGACCCCAACAGTTCCACAAGAATAATAACAGTAAAGGATTGGACGTCTGATTTATCTGTCATTCAAATTAACGTTCAAGGTGATTCTGATCCTGCGAGTAATAGGGATTATCCATTGGATATTGATAACCCTACATCGGCTGATATAAATTATGTTAATACAACTTTAAAGGATATTGTTCTTAATCAAATAGTAGAAAAAACAGTAGATATTAATAGTAATAACTACTACGCTACAAAAAGTGGTGAGTTTATTTATGCTTATGAAGGTAATAAAGTGTCAGGTGGAGGTAATTTGAATGATCCTGCAATAGTTACATCAGTTAGAGATACCGATAATGGTAAATTTTATGAAATGTCTCGTGCATTAGAAAGACCTTTGAAGTTTACTTATGGAGCTTTAGTAGATAATTCAACAATATTTTCAAGATTTATTGAAGTTATGGAGGCTACAGGAGGCTTTGTTGTGATACCTAATAATAGTAACGATAAATTGGTAAGTTTCTTAAACTTACAGAGAACATTTACGTTGTTAGCTCCAAATAATAATGCGGTTAACCAAGCTATTGCGGATGGTGTTATTGTAGACCCAACTACGGTAAATTCATTACCAGCACTTGAACAGGCTATTGCTAAGCAAGATCTTTTAAATTTTGCAAAAAGACACTTTATACAACAAGCTATCCCAACTGATGGAATAATAGCAGGGGCATATTCATCTATGTATTTTGAAAAAGTTATTGATTTTGTACCAGTTTATGAAGAATATGTATTCGAAAATAACTATGCAACATCAAATTTAACTATAAAAAAACCAGCAACCGGGGAGGTTATAACCGAAACAGGAGCCGTGACAAATTTACTCTCAAAAAGAGTAGTCATTCACGAAATTGAAAATTATTTAAACTAG